The window AGCAGAAATCATTTCAGCCAGCCCTGGTAGCCAGGCAATTCTTTTCAGGGATGTTTCTTTTTTGGGCTTTCCCAATTTGTACTCAGTAATGAAATTAGGACATAATGTTATGTTTTCAATGTTCCCTTTCTGTGTGTATATTACATGATCAAGATAGAATACAAATGTTTCAACCCATCATAAGTGCTTGGATAAATTCTGTCAGAAGACTCATTCTATAAGTCTACTTGAAAACTATAAATGTACTTAAAAACTGTAAAagtacaaaagtaaaaataaaatcatattaggATCTCTGGGTATACAGTATATTGATCAGCGGTACAGGAACTAGAAGCTAGGATATTTCGATATTTTGAAAGTCGTCTTGTATAGTAACTATTCCATTCTTTCTTCgccatttagttttttaaaaaacacgcACACATTCGCACATCCACGAACGCAACTCAACCACACatataggtaaaaaaaaaagaacttacacAATTTCATCGTTCTGGAACTCGAGCTCTCCGCACGTGTCCTCAAAGTCCTCCCCTCCGCCCCTGGCTGTCCCTTCAATGGTTTTATAGGGAACGATAACATTTCCGCGTGCTCCAGATGTCCTCAATACTTTCACCTCCATGATGCCAATGCTCTCACTCACGTGAGTCACAGGTTCCTCAAAAGTAAAGATGCCTGcgtggtcatcatcaaaaatagTCACGGTGGCAGTGGAGGGAGATCCCAGGCAAGCGAGTGTAGAGACATGATTGGCTTCCAGGATGCCATCTTCCGAGGCTTCGGAAGATACTTTGACGTTGCTGAGATGCACAAGGAAATTCTCATCTTCCTCAAAGATGTCATCATCGATGATGCCAACTCTGATTTCCTTCTGAGTCTCACCAGGCTTAAAGACCACAGTTCCTTCAGTAAATTCATAATCAGACCCGGCATTGGCTGTGCCATCCTCTGTTCTGAAGTCAACAAACACAGTGTTGGTCAAATCACCACCTCTGCGGATAATGGTCAGGGCTACCGTACCACAGTTCTCCAGACACTGATATGTTCCTTGTTCAAAGAAGATCTTACTGACAGGGTCATTTTCAGCCACTTCCGTGTTGACCTCGTGCATGCTGACGGCCTTCCTGGCTTGGTCAGCTGCATGCCTCTTTAAAATGTTGCCCGCTCCGGTCATCAGGCGGGTAGCCTGAATTCGGTAAAATGCTCGACTTTTTTGCTGCTGACTTAAGACTTGGTAGTTGGCTAATTCTATTAATTGCTCTATTTCCTTCTCCGGATGCTTCTGCTTGAGTTCCTTCAGAATCCTAGCCATTTCTCGCCTGGCTTCTTCATCATCTTGGTCCCTCTCATCGACTTCCAGAACTAGAGCACCATCTAAGAAACTGTCAACGTGGGAATTGACCACTTTCCCATCCATCTCAATTTCTGTCTTGGAAGATGGCCTGTCTCCTTCATGTTCAATAATCATTCCCCTCTGCTTGCCAGCCCGGTACCTCTTGTAGACATACTTGTAAAACAGAAGCCTCCTATCTGCCACCCAAGCGAACACAACACAgatgggaaagaagaagaaagtaagcAAACCTTCCCAGACCTCCACGACCCCAGGAGAGATGACAGACAAAATGATGTAAAGCCAGGTATAGGCAAAGATGCTCCAGGCTGCTGTCACAAAGAACACACGCAAATGCTTAATCTTCCTCGTCTCCCCATCTGGGACGACGTAAACACAAAGCGCAATAATGATGAACATGTTGAAAGCGGCACTGCCCACAATGGTGCTAGGACCGAGGTCTCCTGCAGTGAAGTTATGGCCACACACCTCAATTACTGAAAGGAGAATCTCTGGAGCTGAAGATCCCAGGGCCATCAAGGTCAGGTTGGACACCGTCTCATTCCAGATCCTCACAGTTGTCTTGGTGGTCTCTCCATTGGGTTTCTTTatggtgatttctttttcttgagacGTGATGACTTCTATAGAGGACATGAATCGGTCGGCAATGATAGAGACTCCGAGAAACATGTAGACCATGGCCACAAAATACACAGTCGCTCTAGCAATTTTGTCCCCAAAGGAAGGGTCTTGGGGCTCCCAAATGGGTAAAATCACCCCTTTCTTACAGTAATAGGAGCCAGTACACTCGCTGGTTTCATTGCCTTCTCCTTCCATTTCTGTCTCAGCGCTTATATGATCCACGTGGGAAAACAAGAGAGCCACCATGACTAACACATGAAATCCCATCGAAAAGGTGGGTGAGAGACTGAATCGCAGCATGTTGGACAATGGCAGAGTTCCAACTGTCCCAACCTACTGGGAAAAATAAGatagggggagggtggggggaaaaATCACATCATTAGATCCAGATCCAAAGCATGActaattacttatttttattacttttactaATGATTTGTTTATAATTGACT is drawn from Mesoplodon densirostris isolate mMesDen1 chromosome 14, mMesDen1 primary haplotype, whole genome shotgun sequence and contains these coding sequences:
- the SLC8A1 gene encoding sodium/calcium exchanger 1 isoform X13, whose protein sequence is MLRFSLSPTFSMGFHVLVMVALLFSHVDHISAETEMEGEGNETSECTGSYYCKKGVILPIWEPQDPSFGDKIARATVYFVAMVYMFLGVSIIADRFMSSIEVITSQEKEITIKKPNGETTKTTVRIWNETVSNLTLMALGSSAPEILLSVIEVCGHNFTAGDLGPSTIVGSAAFNMFIIIALCVYVVPDGETRKIKHLRVFFVTAAWSIFAYTWLYIILSVISPGVVEVWEGLLTFFFFPICVVFAWVADRRLLFYKYVYKRYRAGKQRGMIIEHEGDRPSSKTEIEMDGKVVNSHVDSFLDGALVLEVDERDQDDEEARREMARILKELKQKHPEKEIEQLIELANYQVLSQQQKSRAFYRIQATRLMTGAGNILKRHAADQARKAVSMHEVNTEVAENDPVSKIFFEQGTYQCLENCGTVALTIIRRGGDLTNTVFVDFRTEDGTANAGSDYEFTEGTVVFKPGETQKEIRVGIIDDDIFEEDENFLVHLSNVKVSSEASEDGILEANHVSTLACLGSPSTATVTIFDDDHAGIFTFEEPVTHVSESIGIMEVKVLRTSGARGNVIVPYKTIEGTARGGGEDFEDTCGELEFQNDEIVKTISVKVIDDEEYEKNKTFLLEIGEPRLVEMSEKKALLLNELGGFTITEECDDKQPRTSKEEEERRIAEMGRPILGEHTRLEVIIEESYEFKSTVDKLIKKTNLALVVGTNSWREQFIEAITVSAGEDDDDDECGEEKLPSCFDYVMHFLTVFWKVLFAFVPPTEYWNGWACFIVSILMIGLLTAFIGDLASHFGCTIGLKDSVTAVVFVALGTSVPDTFASKVAATQDQYADASIGNVTGSNAVNVFLGIGVAWSIAAIYHAANGEQFKVSPGTLAFSVTLFTIFAFINVGVLLYRRRPEIGGELGGPRTAKLLTSCLFVLLWLLYIFFSSLEAYCHIKGF
- the SLC8A1 gene encoding sodium/calcium exchanger 1 isoform X6 — protein: MLRFSLSPTFSMGFHVLVMVALLFSHVDHISAETEMEGEGNETSECTGSYYCKKGVILPIWEPQDPSFGDKIARATVYFVAMVYMFLGVSIIADRFMSSIEVITSQEKEITIKKPNGETTKTTVRIWNETVSNLTLMALGSSAPEILLSVIEVCGHNFTAGDLGPSTIVGSAAFNMFIIIALCVYVVPDGETRKIKHLRVFFVTAAWSIFAYTWLYIILSVISPGVVEVWEGLLTFFFFPICVVFAWVADRRLLFYKYVYKRYRAGKQRGMIIEHEGDRPSSKTEIEMDGKVVNSHVDSFLDGALVLEVDERDQDDEEARREMARILKELKQKHPEKEIEQLIELANYQVLSQQQKSRAFYRIQATRLMTGAGNILKRHAADQARKAVSMHEVNTEVAENDPVSKIFFEQGTYQCLENCGTVALTIIRRGGDLTNTVFVDFRTEDGTANAGSDYEFTEGTVVFKPGETQKEIRVGIIDDDIFEEDENFLVHLSNVKVSSEASEDGILEANHVSTLACLGSPSTATVTIFDDDHAGIFTFEEPVTHVSESIGIMEVKVLRTSGARGNVIVPYKTIEGTARGGGEDFEDTCGELEFQNDEIVKTISVKVIDDEEYEKNKTFLLEIGEPQWLKMSLKAILMAECDDKQPRTSKEEEERRIAEMGRPILGEHTRLEVIIEESYEFKSTVDKLIKKTNLALVVGTNSWREQFIEAITVSAGEDDDDDECGEEKLPSCFDYVMHFLTVFWKVLFAFVPPTEYWNGWACFIVSILMIGLLTAFIGDLASHFGCTIGLKDSVTAVVFVALGTSVPDTFASKVAATQDQYADASIGNVTGSNAVNVFLGIGVAWSIAAIYHAANGEQFKVSPGTLAFSVTLFTIFAFINVGVLLYRRRPEIGGELGGPRTAKLLTSCLFVLLWLLYIFFSSLEAYCHIKGF
- the SLC8A1 gene encoding sodium/calcium exchanger 1 isoform X5 → MLRFSLSPTFSMGFHVLVMVALLFSHVDHISAETEMEGEGNETSECTGSYYCKKGVILPIWEPQDPSFGDKIARATVYFVAMVYMFLGVSIIADRFMSSIEVITSQEKEITIKKPNGETTKTTVRIWNETVSNLTLMALGSSAPEILLSVIEVCGHNFTAGDLGPSTIVGSAAFNMFIIIALCVYVVPDGETRKIKHLRVFFVTAAWSIFAYTWLYIILSVISPGVVEVWEGLLTFFFFPICVVFAWVADRRLLFYKYVYKRYRAGKQRGMIIEHEGDRPSSKTEIEMDGKVVNSHVDSFLDGALVLEVDERDQDDEEARREMARILKELKQKHPEKEIEQLIELANYQVLSQQQKSRAFYRIQATRLMTGAGNILKRHAADQARKAVSMHEVNTEVAENDPVSKIFFEQGTYQCLENCGTVALTIIRRGGDLTNTVFVDFRTEDGTANAGSDYEFTEGTVVFKPGETQKEIRVGIIDDDIFEEDENFLVHLSNVKVSSEASEDGILEANHVSTLACLGSPSTATVTIFDDDHAGIFTFEEPVTHVSESIGIMEVKVLRTSGARGNVIVPYKTIEGTARGGGEDFEDTCGELEFQNDEIVKTISVKVIDDEEYEKNKTFLLEIGEPRLVEMSEKKGGGTAPGLSPTASAGLKEEEERRIAEMGRPILGEHTRLEVIIEESYEFKSTVDKLIKKTNLALVVGTNSWREQFIEAITVSAGEDDDDDECGEEKLPSCFDYVMHFLTVFWKVLFAFVPPTEYWNGWACFIVSILMIGLLTAFIGDLASHFGCTIGLKDSVTAVVFVALGTSVPDTFASKVAATQDQYADASIGNVTGSNAVNVFLGIGVAWSIAAIYHAANGEQFKVSPGTLAFSVTLFTIFAFINVGVLLYRRRPEIGGELGGPRTAKLLTSCLFVLLWLLYIFFSSLEAYCHIKGF
- the SLC8A1 gene encoding sodium/calcium exchanger 1 isoform X15, giving the protein MLRFSLSPTFSMGFHVLVMVALLFSHVDHISAETEMEGEGNETSECTGSYYCKKGVILPIWEPQDPSFGDKIARATVYFVAMVYMFLGVSIIADRFMSSIEVITSQEKEITIKKPNGETTKTTVRIWNETVSNLTLMALGSSAPEILLSVIEVCGHNFTAGDLGPSTIVGSAAFNMFIIIALCVYVVPDGETRKIKHLRVFFVTAAWSIFAYTWLYIILSVISPGVVEVWEGLLTFFFFPICVVFAWVADRRLLFYKYVYKRYRAGKQRGMIIEHEGDRPSSKTEIEMDGKVVNSHVDSFLDGALVLEVDERDQDDEEARREMARILKELKQKHPEKEIEQLIELANYQVLSQQQKSRAFYRIQATRLMTGAGNILKRHAADQARKAVSMHEVNTEVAENDPVSKIFFEQGTYQCLENCGTVALTIIRRGGDLTNTVFVDFRTEDGTANAGSDYEFTEGTVVFKPGETQKEIRVGIIDDDIFEEDENFLVHLSNVKVSSEASEDGILEANHVSTLACLGSPSTATVTIFDDDHAGIFTFEEPVTHVSESIGIMEVKVLRTSGARGNVIVPYKTIEGTARGGGEDFEDTCGELEFQNDEIVKIITIRIFDREEYEKECSFSLVLEEPKWIRRGMKGGFTITEECDDKQPRTSKEEEERRIAEMGRPILGEHTRLEVIIEESYEFKSTVDKLIKKTNLALVVGTNSWREQFIEAITVSAGEDDDDDECGEEKLPSCFDYVMHFLTVFWKVLFAFVPPTEYWNGWACFIVSILMIGLLTAFIGDLASHFGCTIGLKDSVTAVVFVALGTSVPDTFASKVAATQDQYADASIGNVTGSNAVNVFLGIGVAWSIAAIYHAANGEQFKVSPGTLAFSVTLFTIFAFINVGVLLYRRRPEIGGELGGPRTAKLLTSCLFVLLWLLYIFFSSLEAYCHIKGF
- the SLC8A1 gene encoding sodium/calcium exchanger 1 isoform X3 — protein: MLRFSLSPTFSMGFHVLVMVALLFSHVDHISAETEMEGEGNETSECTGSYYCKKGVILPIWEPQDPSFGDKIARATVYFVAMVYMFLGVSIIADRFMSSIEVITSQEKEITIKKPNGETTKTTVRIWNETVSNLTLMALGSSAPEILLSVIEVCGHNFTAGDLGPSTIVGSAAFNMFIIIALCVYVVPDGETRKIKHLRVFFVTAAWSIFAYTWLYIILSVISPGVVEVWEGLLTFFFFPICVVFAWVADRRLLFYKYVYKRYRAGKQRGMIIEHEGDRPSSKTEIEMDGKVVNSHVDSFLDGALVLEVDERDQDDEEARREMARILKELKQKHPEKEIEQLIELANYQVLSQQQKSRAFYRIQATRLMTGAGNILKRHAADQARKAVSMHEVNTEVAENDPVSKIFFEQGTYQCLENCGTVALTIIRRGGDLTNTVFVDFRTEDGTANAGSDYEFTEGTVVFKPGETQKEIRVGIIDDDIFEEDENFLVHLSNVKVSSEASEDGILEANHVSTLACLGSPSTATVTIFDDDHAGIFTFEEPVTHVSESIGIMEVKVLRTSGARGNVIVPYKTIEGTARGGGEDFEDTCGELEFQNDEIVKIITIRIFDREEYEKECSFSLVLEEPKWIRRGMKALLLNELGGFTITGQPVFRKVHAREHPIPSTIITIAEECDDKQPRTSKEEEERRIAEMGRPILGEHTRLEVIIEESYEFKSTVDKLIKKTNLALVVGTNSWREQFIEAITVSAGEDDDDDECGEEKLPSCFDYVMHFLTVFWKVLFAFVPPTEYWNGWACFIVSILMIGLLTAFIGDLASHFGCTIGLKDSVTAVVFVALGTSVPDTFASKVAATQDQYADASIGNVTGSNAVNVFLGIGVAWSIAAIYHAANGEQFKVSPGTLAFSVTLFTIFAFINVGVLLYRRRPEIGGELGGPRTAKLLTSCLFVLLWLLYIFFSSLEAYCHIKGF
- the SLC8A1 gene encoding sodium/calcium exchanger 1 isoform X7, whose product is MLRFSLSPTFSMGFHVLVMVALLFSHVDHISAETEMEGEGNETSECTGSYYCKKGVILPIWEPQDPSFGDKIARATVYFVAMVYMFLGVSIIADRFMSSIEVITSQEKEITIKKPNGETTKTTVRIWNETVSNLTLMALGSSAPEILLSVIEVCGHNFTAGDLGPSTIVGSAAFNMFIIIALCVYVVPDGETRKIKHLRVFFVTAAWSIFAYTWLYIILSVISPGVVEVWEGLLTFFFFPICVVFAWVADRRLLFYKYVYKRYRAGKQRGMIIEHEGDRPSSKTEIEMDGKVVNSHVDSFLDGALVLEVDERDQDDEEARREMARILKELKQKHPEKEIEQLIELANYQVLSQQQKSRAFYRIQATRLMTGAGNILKRHAADQARKAVSMHEVNTEVAENDPVSKIFFEQGTYQCLENCGTVALTIIRRGGDLTNTVFVDFRTEDGTANAGSDYEFTEGTVVFKPGETQKEIRVGIIDDDIFEEDENFLVHLSNVKVSSEASEDGILEANHVSTLACLGSPSTATVTIFDDDHAGIFTFEEPVTHVSESIGIMEVKVLRTSGARGNVIVPYKTIEGTARGGGEDFEDTCGELEFQNDEIVKIITIRIFDREEYEKECSFSLVLEEPKWIRRGMKGVRVYKDITARNCTLLSEEERRIAEMGRPILGEHTRLEVIIEESYEFKSTVDKLIKKTNLALVVGTNSWREQFIEAITVSAGEDDDDDECGEEKLPSCFDYVMHFLTVFWKVLFAFVPPTEYWNGWACFIVSILMIGLLTAFIGDLASHFGCTIGLKDSVTAVVFVALGTSVPDTFASKVAATQDQYADASIGNVTGSNAVNVFLGIGVAWSIAAIYHAANGEQFKVSPGTLAFSVTLFTIFAFINVGVLLYRRRPEIGGELGGPRTAKLLTSCLFVLLWLLYIFFSSLEAYCHIKGF
- the SLC8A1 gene encoding sodium/calcium exchanger 1 isoform X12, whose amino-acid sequence is MLRFSLSPTFSMGFHVLVMVALLFSHVDHISAETEMEGEGNETSECTGSYYCKKGVILPIWEPQDPSFGDKIARATVYFVAMVYMFLGVSIIADRFMSSIEVITSQEKEITIKKPNGETTKTTVRIWNETVSNLTLMALGSSAPEILLSVIEVCGHNFTAGDLGPSTIVGSAAFNMFIIIALCVYVVPDGETRKIKHLRVFFVTAAWSIFAYTWLYIILSVISPGVVEVWEGLLTFFFFPICVVFAWVADRRLLFYKYVYKRYRAGKQRGMIIEHEGDRPSSKTEIEMDGKVVNSHVDSFLDGALVLEVDERDQDDEEARREMARILKELKQKHPEKEIEQLIELANYQVLSQQQKSRAFYRIQATRLMTGAGNILKRHAADQARKAVSMHEVNTEVAENDPVSKIFFEQGTYQCLENCGTVALTIIRRGGDLTNTVFVDFRTEDGTANAGSDYEFTEGTVVFKPGETQKEIRVGIIDDDIFEEDENFLVHLSNVKVSSEASEDGILEANHVSTLACLGSPSTATVTIFDDDHAGIFTFEEPVTHVSESIGIMEVKVLRTSGARGNVIVPYKTIEGTARGGGEDFEDTCGELEFQNDEIVKIITIRIFDREEYEKECSFSLVLEEPKWIRRGMKGGFTITGQPVFRKVHAREHPIPSTIITIAEECDDKQPRTSKEEEERRIAEMGRPILGEHTRLEVIIEESYEFKSTVDKLIKKTNLALVVGTNSWREQFIEAITVSAGEDDDDDECGEEKLPSCFDYVMHFLTVFWKVLFAFVPPTEYWNGWACFIVSILMIGLLTAFIGDLASHFGCTIGLKDSVTAVVFVALGTSVPDTFASKVAATQDQYADASIGNVTGSNAVNVFLGIGVAWSIAAIYHAANGEQFKVSPGTLAFSVTLFTIFAFINVGVLLYRRRPEIGGELGGPRTAKLLTSCLFVLLWLLYIFFSSLEAYCHIKGF
- the SLC8A1 gene encoding sodium/calcium exchanger 1 isoform X10 encodes the protein MLRFSLSPTFSMGFHVLVMVALLFSHVDHISAETEMEGEGNETSECTGSYYCKKGVILPIWEPQDPSFGDKIARATVYFVAMVYMFLGVSIIADRFMSSIEVITSQEKEITIKKPNGETTKTTVRIWNETVSNLTLMALGSSAPEILLSVIEVCGHNFTAGDLGPSTIVGSAAFNMFIIIALCVYVVPDGETRKIKHLRVFFVTAAWSIFAYTWLYIILSVISPGVVEVWEGLLTFFFFPICVVFAWVADRRLLFYKYVYKRYRAGKQRGMIIEHEGDRPSSKTEIEMDGKVVNSHVDSFLDGALVLEVDERDQDDEEARREMARILKELKQKHPEKEIEQLIELANYQVLSQQQKSRAFYRIQATRLMTGAGNILKRHAADQARKAVSMHEVNTEVAENDPVSKIFFEQGTYQCLENCGTVALTIIRRGGDLTNTVFVDFRTEDGTANAGSDYEFTEGTVVFKPGETQKEIRVGIIDDDIFEEDENFLVHLSNVKVSSEASEDGILEANHVSTLACLGSPSTATVTIFDDDHAGIFTFEEPVTHVSESIGIMEVKVLRTSGARGNVIVPYKTIEGTARGGGEDFEDTCGELEFQNDEIVKIITIRIFDREEYEKECSFSLVLEEPKWIRRGMKGGFTITGKYLYGQPVFRKVHAREHPIPSTIITIAEECDDKQPRTSKEEEERRIAEMGRPILGEHTRLEVIIEESYEFKSTVDKLIKKTNLALVVGTNSWREQFIEAITVSAGEDDDDDECGEEKLPSCFDYVMHFLTVFWKVLFAFVPPTEYWNGWACFIVSILMIGLLTAFIGDLASHFGCTIGLKDSVTAVVFVALGTSVPDTFASKVAATQDQYADASIGNVTGSNAVNVFLGIGVAWSIAAIYHAANGEQFKVSPGTLAFSVTLFTIFAFINVGVLLYRRRPEIGGELGGPRTAKLLTSCLFVLLWLLYIFFSSLEAYCHIKGF
- the SLC8A1 gene encoding sodium/calcium exchanger 1 isoform X11, which produces MLRFSLSPTFSMGFHVLVMVALLFSHVDHISAETEMEGEGNETSECTGSYYCKKGVILPIWEPQDPSFGDKIARATVYFVAMVYMFLGVSIIADRFMSSIEVITSQEKEITIKKPNGETTKTTVRIWNETVSNLTLMALGSSAPEILLSVIEVCGHNFTAGDLGPSTIVGSAAFNMFIIIALCVYVVPDGETRKIKHLRVFFVTAAWSIFAYTWLYIILSVISPGVVEVWEGLLTFFFFPICVVFAWVADRRLLFYKYVYKRYRAGKQRGMIIEHEGDRPSSKTEIEMDGKVVNSHVDSFLDGALVLEVDERDQDDEEARREMARILKELKQKHPEKEIEQLIELANYQVLSQQQKSRAFYRIQATRLMTGAGNILKRHAADQARKAVSMHEVNTEVAENDPVSKIFFEQGTYQCLENCGTVALTIIRRGGDLTNTVFVDFRTEDGTANAGSDYEFTEGTVVFKPGETQKEIRVGIIDDDIFEEDENFLVHLSNVKVSSEASEDGILEANHVSTLACLGSPSTATVTIFDDDHAGIFTFEEPVTHVSESIGIMEVKVLRTSGARGNVIVPYKTIEGTARGGGEDFEDTCGELEFQNDEIVKTISVKVIDDEEYEKNKTFLLEIGEPRLVEMSEKKGGFTITGQPVFRKVHAREHPIPSTIITIAEECDDKQPRTSKEEEERRIAEMGRPILGEHTRLEVIIEESYEFKSTVDKLIKKTNLALVVGTNSWREQFIEAITVSAGEDDDDDECGEEKLPSCFDYVMHFLTVFWKVLFAFVPPTEYWNGWACFIVSILMIGLLTAFIGDLASHFGCTIGLKDSVTAVVFVALGTSVPDTFASKVAATQDQYADASIGNVTGSNAVNVFLGIGVAWSIAAIYHAANGEQFKVSPGTLAFSVTLFTIFAFINVGVLLYRRRPEIGGELGGPRTAKLLTSCLFVLLWLLYIFFSSLEAYCHIKGF
- the SLC8A1 gene encoding sodium/calcium exchanger 1 isoform X14, producing MLRFSLSPTFSMGFHVLVMVALLFSHVDHISAETEMEGEGNETSECTGSYYCKKGVILPIWEPQDPSFGDKIARATVYFVAMVYMFLGVSIIADRFMSSIEVITSQEKEITIKKPNGETTKTTVRIWNETVSNLTLMALGSSAPEILLSVIEVCGHNFTAGDLGPSTIVGSAAFNMFIIIALCVYVVPDGETRKIKHLRVFFVTAAWSIFAYTWLYIILSVISPGVVEVWEGLLTFFFFPICVVFAWVADRRLLFYKYVYKRYRAGKQRGMIIEHEGDRPSSKTEIEMDGKVVNSHVDSFLDGALVLEVDERDQDDEEARREMARILKELKQKHPEKEIEQLIELANYQVLSQQQKSRAFYRIQATRLMTGAGNILKRHAADQARKAVSMHEVNTEVAENDPVSKIFFEQGTYQCLENCGTVALTIIRRGGDLTNTVFVDFRTEDGTANAGSDYEFTEGTVVFKPGETQKEIRVGIIDDDIFEEDENFLVHLSNVKVSSEASEDGILEANHVSTLACLGSPSTATVTIFDDDHAGIFTFEEPVTHVSESIGIMEVKVLRTSGARGNVIVPYKTIEGTARGGGEDFEDTCGELEFQNDEIVKTISVKVIDDEEYEKNKTFLLEIGEPRLVEMSEKKGGFTITEECDDKQPRTSKEEEERRIAEMGRPILGEHTRLEVIIEESYEFKSTVDKLIKKTNLALVVGTNSWREQFIEAITVSAGEDDDDDECGEEKLPSCFDYVMHFLTVFWKVLFAFVPPTEYWNGWACFIVSILMIGLLTAFIGDLASHFGCTIGLKDSVTAVVFVALGTSVPDTFASKVAATQDQYADASIGNVTGSNAVNVFLGIGVAWSIAAIYHAANGEQFKVSPGTLAFSVTLFTIFAFINVGVLLYRRRPEIGGELGGPRTAKLLTSCLFVLLWLLYIFFSSLEAYCHIKGF
- the SLC8A1 gene encoding sodium/calcium exchanger 1 isoform X1, with the protein product MQRCWGSRRPHLLGSAPRSPLLPVGTVGTLPLSNMLRFSLSPTFSMGFHVLVMVALLFSHVDHISAETEMEGEGNETSECTGSYYCKKGVILPIWEPQDPSFGDKIARATVYFVAMVYMFLGVSIIADRFMSSIEVITSQEKEITIKKPNGETTKTTVRIWNETVSNLTLMALGSSAPEILLSVIEVCGHNFTAGDLGPSTIVGSAAFNMFIIIALCVYVVPDGETRKIKHLRVFFVTAAWSIFAYTWLYIILSVISPGVVEVWEGLLTFFFFPICVVFAWVADRRLLFYKYVYKRYRAGKQRGMIIEHEGDRPSSKTEIEMDGKVVNSHVDSFLDGALVLEVDERDQDDEEARREMARILKELKQKHPEKEIEQLIELANYQVLSQQQKSRAFYRIQATRLMTGAGNILKRHAADQARKAVSMHEVNTEVAENDPVSKIFFEQGTYQCLENCGTVALTIIRRGGDLTNTVFVDFRTEDGTANAGSDYEFTEGTVVFKPGETQKEIRVGIIDDDIFEEDENFLVHLSNVKVSSEASEDGILEANHVSTLACLGSPSTATVTIFDDDHAGIFTFEEPVTHVSESIGIMEVKVLRTSGARGNVIVPYKTIEGTARGGGEDFEDTCGELEFQNDEIVKIITIRIFDREEYEKECSFSLVLEEPKWIRRGMKALLLNELGGFTITEECDDKQPRTSKEEEERRIAEMGRPILGEHTRLEVIIEESYEFKSTVDKLIKKTNLALVVGTNSWREQFIEAITVSAGEDDDDDECGEEKLPSCFDYVMHFLTVFWKVLFAFVPPTEYWNGWACFIVSILMIGLLTAFIGDLASHFGCTIGLKDSVTAVVFVALGTSVPDTFASKVAATQDQYADASIGNVTGSNAVNVFLGIGVAWSIAAIYHAANGEQFKVSPGTLAFSVTLFTIFAFINVGVLLYRRRPEIGGELGGPRTAKLLTSCLFVLLWLLYIFFSSLEAYCHIKGF
- the SLC8A1 gene encoding sodium/calcium exchanger 1 isoform X2, which codes for MLRFSLSPTFSMGFHVLVMVALLFSHVDHISAETEMEGEGNETSECTGSYYCKKGVILPIWEPQDPSFGDKIARATVYFVAMVYMFLGVSIIADRFMSSIEVITSQEKEITIKKPNGETTKTTVRIWNETVSNLTLMALGSSAPEILLSVIEVCGHNFTAGDLGPSTIVGSAAFNMFIIIALCVYVVPDGETRKIKHLRVFFVTAAWSIFAYTWLYIILSVISPGVVEVWEGLLTFFFFPICVVFAWVADRRLLFYKYVYKRYRAGKQRGMIIEHEGDRPSSKTEIEMDGKVVNSHVDSFLDGALVLEVDERDQDDEEARREMARILKELKQKHPEKEIEQLIELANYQVLSQQQKSRAFYRIQATRLMTGAGNILKRHAADQARKAVSMHEVNTEVAENDPVSKIFFEQGTYQCLENCGTVALTIIRRGGDLTNTVFVDFRTEDGTANAGSDYEFTEGTVVFKPGETQKEIRVGIIDDDIFEEDENFLVHLSNVKVSSEASEDGILEANHVSTLACLGSPSTATVTIFDDDHAGIFTFEEPVTHVSESIGIMEVKVLRTSGARGNVIVPYKTIEGTARGGGEDFEDTCGELEFQNDEIVKIITIRIFDREEYEKECSFSLVLEEPKWIRRGMKALLLNELGGFTITGKYLYGQPVFRKVHAREHPIPSTIITIAEECDDKQPRTSKEEEERRIAEMGRPILGEHTRLEVIIEESYEFKSTVDKLIKKTNLALVVGTNSWREQFIEAITVSAGEDDDDDECGEEKLPSCFDYVMHFLTVFWKVLFAFVPPTEYWNGWACFIVSILMIGLLTAFIGDLASHFGCTIGLKDSVTAVVFVALGTSVPDTFASKVAATQDQYADASIGNVTGSNAVNVFLGIGVAWSIAAIYHAANGEQFKVSPGTLAFSVTLFTIFAFINVGVLLYRRRPEIGGELGGPRTAKLLTSCLFVLLWLLYIFFSSLEAYCHIKGF